cctggcacaaacccaaactgcatctcatctaaactaaatctctccctaattagttgggttatgactctctccataactttcatcatctgatccaacaatttgatacctctgtaattatttctagcagttgactatggtactgctacaccagtcattgggtatgactctgtCAAGTaccacctggttaactatatgggtgaccaGACAAAAGCATACACTGCCAGATCTTTTAAGCATCTCATTGGGGATTTctgatgggccaggtgctttccctgtcttcatatcatTAATTGCAtaatctaccaaggtactgtcaattctgATAGTGGgccgacatttggcagactctctttctctcattcattctcttcatttagcaacctttcatagtagcGTCTCAAAATCTCTATATTTANNNNNNNNNNtatatatatatatatatatatatatatatatgactgtgtatgtatgtgtccatgtgtgtctcTATCATCAAGACGAACACCAAGagcaacaataatatatagtatGAAGTAGATAAgcaaatacatttcaaataaaatcttATAATGTGGTATATtagtgtattttaaaagttgaatgaaatgtctgattttagGTCTATGCAGATTGACTTGTAACTAATAAGCAAGAACAAGACAACCACTACAACACCAGCAATCtgcccaccaccactaacatctaAACTAATGCAACCCACAATCTTTTGAGTCCAACTGGCTACAACAAATATCAGCATCTATACcaacacatgtgcatgcacgaGTGTGTATGATTTGTGTCTCAAATCAGAAGTGCAAGAAGCAAATTGTTTATAAAACCTGGTGAACCTTCTTTTAGACAATTTACCAAGCCACCTGTCAAACTTAGATGACCTTTCTGACAATGTGAGAGCAGAATATAACCTCAATAATACAACTTCATTCCAGACAATGGTGGGACAGGTAACTTAAAGGCATATTATATAAGAACTTTCaaacaacttatgaaagcaattgaCAGGGAGGATAAGCCTGCAGTTAAAGAATTCTGGAAGAAATTCAATATAATAAATGTTGTGGATAATATAGCTGAGTCATGGGATGAAGTGAAACCGTCAACTTTGAAAAGTAAAGGGTAGAAAGTCTATATCAAATTCAGAAAGATATTGTGACACACCACTTAAATTGGCAACAAAAAATATTGCTTAAGGGTTGGTCATTATATGGAAAGGTCTGCAAGTTTTTGTTGATAATataggaattcaagacaggatgcctctgggagctcctctatgctgatgaccttgcgctaattgctgagtcactatctgaactagaggagaagtttcaggtgtggaagcaaggactagaatcgaagggccttagagtcaacctagctaaaaccaaagtcctaataagtaggaaggtagacaaaacacaaaccccttcaggtagatggccctgcttgatctgtagaaaaggcataagtagaaactctataagatgtacccagtgtaagctatggacacataagaagtgcagcaatatcaaaggaaggctaactaggaagatagtttttgtatgtggcagatattcagaagcaataaacactgaaaatatgcagaaaacaacttctgccacgtTCCATGGAGAAAATctagaagtagctgatagcttctgttatctaggtgaccaagttagtagcggaggagggtgcgctgaaagtgtagcttctagaataagaatagcctgggcaaagttcagagagatcttacttctgctggtgacaaagggtctctcactcagggtgaaaggcagactgtatgatgcatgtgtacgaacagccatgttacatggcagtgaaatatgggccgtgactgctgaggacatgcgtaagctcacaaggaatgaagccagtatgctctgatggatgtgtaatgtcagtgtgtatactcgacagagtgtaagtaccttgagagcaaagttggacctaagaagcatcagttgtggtgtgcaagagagacgattgctaTGGTATagtcatgtagcaagaatggatgaggatagctgtgtgaaaaagtgccacaccctagcggttgagggaacccgtggaagaggtagacccaggaagacctgggatgaggtggtgaagcacgaccttcaaacattaggcctcaccgaggcaatgacttgtgactgagacctttggaaatatgcagtgagtgagaagacctggcaagccaagtgagaccataatccaaggaaagaacttgcagaagacggtttgtaaaattcagaagtggagatttcatcCTTGAAGATGTGGCCTGAACAAGATATCCAATTTTGTTTGATGACAAGCTCCTTCTGGTAGAACTTGAAAAAGATCATGCAGTTTCAGGTGAAgaattggtaagcaagcttcattcaagccatacaactgttcaccatcatcttcaacaGCTAAGGAAGGTCTCAAAACTTGAAAATGAGTGCTGCATGATTTGTCTGAAGCCAACTGCAAATCTCAAGGGGACATCTGCTCACCTCTTTGTTCTAGTGAACTCATCTTGCCCTTTTGGTGACCAGTGATGAAAACTGAGTCTTTTATGAAAATGTTAAGCATCACAGACATTGGCTTGGTGAAGAGGAAAAGGCCAAACCACAGCCAAAAAGCCAACTCCATGCAAAGAAGGTTCTCTCTGTTTGGTGGAATTGCGAAGGAGTTGCTACCAACTAATGCAATAATCAATGCTCAAATCTACTGTCaacaattagagcatttgaatgctgctttgaagaaaaaaaacagcctgctttagtgaatcaaaagtgagtggtgtttcatcaggacaatgcaagaccccacactgcaaagatcacatcacagaaggtCGAGGAAATTGGCTGGGAGAAAATTGCTCATCCaccttattccccagaccttgctccttcagattaccatttgttctgtagcttacagaatcatttggatggaTTAACTCTTGAAACAACTGAGGAATCGAAACTGACCTTTCAGAGTTCTCTTTGAAACTGAAAGAGCTTTTCACTAATGGGATTAAAACACTATGAGTAGATGGAAAGATGTCATAGATATCATGGAAACTAATATTGATGATtaagtttcattaaaatgtaagatttgatcacttgttttccaTATTTAAAATCCGGACATTACTTATGAAATGACCTGAGAAcagatttctctctttttttttttttttcaaagtgcaAACTCTAATGAAGAATGTGTAAGAACTTTGATGATGTATTGTAGTGAGAGTAGAAGTACTGCATTGCAGCAAGTAAAGCAAGTTAGTTGAGTAGAACTTGTAGGATATGTAATGTTAACTTTCATAACAGGTAGAGCACAGTTGATCTGAAGAAGAGACTAGGTTGTAAATGTATTTGGCATTAGATGTCCATATCTAGACATCTGCAGGGTGAAAAAGTGCTTTGACCTGATGAAAGATGTTTATAGTGGAAATAAACCAAGAAAGGAGCAGGGAAATCTAAATGGAGAATGAAAGGCCTTACAGATAATATAACATGATCAAAAAGAATGGTTATTCAATGCAGTAAAAACCAATATCAGcattaaattaaagaaaagaagaaaaaacatataaTTCTAAATAGGTTTCCTTGATCATTTATTTCAGCCATCAGttgttcaatattcttttctactctatgcacaaggcccgaaattgttggggagggggccagtcaattagactgattccagtatgcaactggtacttaacttatcaaccccaaaaggatgaatggtaaagtcaacctcagcagaatttgaactcagaacataaagacagacaaaataccgctaagcatttcgcccggcatgctaacgtttctgccagctcaccgccttatcagTTATTCAATATTAAAATGTCACCAGTTCacattacattttaatttaaatattatacattATCAAATCATATTGAAAAACTCTCATTATGGTAgtatggtttctcaccagtaTGAATGCATTTGTGGGTAGTTGAGGTATTTATTTGAGAGAAtcttttaccacagatattgcagTGGTAtgatttctctcctgtgtgaatacgtttgtgcctagataaattattattttgaaagaatgttttcccacaaatatcacagtggtatggtttctcacctgtgtggatatgtttgtgaGTAGACAAattactattttgagagaatgatttaccacaaatgttacagtggtatggtttctctcccgtgTGGATATGTTTGTGAAGAGATAAATTATATCTATTTGAGAATGTTTTACTACAGATATCGCAATGGTATAGTTTTTCACCTGAATGGACAAGCTTATGGTAAGACAAACCACTACTATGAGAAAATgttttcccacagatatcacagtgatatggtttctcccctgtgtgaatacgtttatgagagGACAAGCCACCACTGTaggagaatgttttaccacagatatcacagtggtaaggtttttctcctgtatgaatacgcttatgGTAAGACAAGCCACCACTCTGAGAGAATGTTttcccacagatgtcacagtgatatggtttctctcctatgtgaatacgtttgtgggtagataaattactattttgagagaatgtttTATCACACATATTACAGTGGTATGGTTTgtctcctgtgtgaatgcgtttatGTTGAGATAAGAAACTACTATTAGTGAATGTTTTACTACAAACATGACAGTGATACAGTTTGGATACTGAGTGAATTAATTTATGttgaattaaattatttcttgttGTGAATAATTCCTCACAGATATCACACCTGTGTGATTTCTCTTCTGCATCGTCTTCCATCTGATCAGTCAGATCAATAATTTTAATCTGTGATTCACTGAAAaccataattttctcttttaacttaaaaatataaaatgatatcttgtaactttttctgttttctttgtagtttgtaacaaaaatatttctatgacTACATTTTTTCTATATGGTGGTCTTTATCAAAGACAGTTTATATCTCAGACGTTTAGGAACACTTTTAAATGGTAGATTTATTTGGATACAATGTTATAATTAATAACCAGTAATTAAAGAAGTTCCAAATATCAAGATACATCTGGATATGCAAATATTAACACATAAGGCGGATGGAACAttataaataggaaatattttGCATCCATTCAACTAAGAGTTGTAAATACAGGTTAGTATCAGCTTGATGAAGTTAATTTTAGTCTTCCAAAGTAAACGAATACATTGTTCCTCTTCAGTGAAATCATTTTTATCACCATGTTTCTTACCAGATAAcctgaaataaaaagacaacataaGACATGAGGGACAAAgaagtgtatatatgaaaattactGGAGGAAAAATTACTTGACCATAACAAGCAACAGTCAGAACATATTTACAGAAAAAAGACAATCCAATGTAGAGATGTGGTGGAAATAGATAGTAAGGACCATGGATCTGGATCTTTGGAATGAAGATCTTACATTCTAAATTATAACTTCTTGATCCAAGCaaataaaactctctctctctctttcattctattcatctatctatttatatgaattAGATTACTTCATTTAGTCAAATCTTTAGCTGTATTGTCTCCTCAGATATAGCTCAATCAATTCCAGAAAACATCAGTATCTTATACTAGAAATATATGACTTtcaattaacaaaataattagataaatctGATATTATAAAAAGTTCATGATGGTCTCAGTATCTTATTAAGATTACTATCAATTCTGATTTTAATACTGGgaaaaatttttgtaatgttaTGAGAGGGAGAGTTGGTGCTGAAAGGAATgatggaataaaataatttcccAATAAATTTTTCTCAAAAGGAGATGTAATATAGGCTTACGGGTATTAGGAAGCTTTTTCAGGAAATTTTCATTAACATttcacatgaaaaacaaaaaaagaaggtAAGTGCAGAGTTTCTTTGCCAAAGAAGCTACATAAACACTTTCTACCAGttttgagtgagtgtatatgggCTGCATTTAATTAGAAAGGGTGGTGGACAGTAGAATTGGTAATTATTCACATCCATTTATGTTCTGTATTCGAACCCAGCAGAGTGGTCTTATCTTTCATACTCCATACTAAATAAGCATCAGTTAAGTATTGGAATAGATTTAATCCAATCTGTACTTTAGCTGTTGTTTTAGCACACCTCCACCGTTGGAATCTTTTAAAAAACCTTTTTCTATTactcaaacgaaaaataaatgaatattaaaattttttttcaaacttttttcgaTTACactcaaacaaaaaaataatttatgaatttctttctcttcgaaAGTCTTCTCCCCACACCCTCGGAAAAAATTGTCCCCACAAacttctttataatcgtaatctatgccgtttgaaaggtaagttatgaaggaaaaaattggATCtcgtgaattttccgaaagtcctctcctcCCCCCGGTTCGTTGACGCAATTTAGtttcatattcgtttaatacacatttttttcacaCCTATTacacttgtttatattttggtgGCCGAGTGTCAAAGTAAATATTAACCAAAAggctaaacaaagaaataatcttTCGGCGTTTCTTCAGAAACGCACCTCTCCAATTAAACCAAAttcaatgaagaagaaaaggTGGTTAATGTTTGTAAACATTAACCgaaaaaagttatgaaaatggaaaatatatacaaaatatatgatttACCAATATCTTTTCTTCAGTGTTGTGTTTTCACTTGTGTGTAATCATAgaattgtaaacaacaagggtttACAATTCTATTATTTACACGCGTTATTACAGATTTAAAACAAATCTATATCAACTAACCGTTTTCAGATGTAAACAGTGAATCAATGtgctgtattttttctttatactaccaaagaaaatatatttttaaaggtttTATATTAATCTCTCGCAATGACATCAACATACGTGTATCTTCTAATATATTTAGCCATAAATTCGTATCTTATCATAACGAAGCAGACAAGTGAACTTTATATCTTTAGCCACAGTttcgataacacacacacacacacacacacgtatgtccatgtatatcatttatctttctgtctagtTATCTCCCTCTCTAAATACACatatctcatcaccatcatcatcatttaacacttgctttccatgccagcaatGGTTGCACGGTTTCACAgaaactggcaagtcagaagactacaTCTATCCCTGCTGTctgctatggctggatgcccttcctaacgccgactactttacagagtgtactgggtgctttttatggggctgcagcagcaacagcaagatCACCAAATAACTTACAAGGCAAGACTCCTTCGATTTAAGGTAAGGAGTAGTGTTGAAGGACAGAAACATGACTCCCTCAGTTGGGAAGAGAGTAGAGAGAGGCGAGAGAAAGAAGATGGTGAGTGAACTAAGGATTGGAGAGGATGAGTGGGTGAGTTCATGAGATTGTGAAAGGAGAGTGGTAGATGGAAGGGCAAATGTAAGGAGTGGTAACTGGTGGAGCGAAGGGTTTTGTGAGGATATTGTTGTGGAGAAAATTCAACAGGGACACATTAAGTGCAGGTGGGTACATAAGGGAGAGTGATGGGGGGAAATGCAACAGGTGGTGAACATGGGTGAGGGAAAGGATGATTGGGGAGATGGGTTGTGGGGAGACAGATTGTGTGCAGGAGGAGGTATGGGCATAAAGGACATGCCTTTATGGCCTCAGTTTTACTTAGCTGgacatgtcttctcaaacacagcaaatcCCCAATTGTCTTGATATTTtatgaggctcaacatctgaagatcattttttATCACTTCATTTCATATCTTCCTGTGTCCTCTTCCAAAGATTCCCACCACATttagagattg
This DNA window, taken from Octopus bimaculoides isolate UCB-OBI-ISO-001 chromosome 9, ASM119413v2, whole genome shotgun sequence, encodes the following:
- the LOC106881545 gene encoding zinc finger protein 239, translated to MVFSESQIKIIDLTDQMEDDAEEKSHRCDICEELFTTRNNLIQHKLIHSVSKLYHCHVCSKTFTNSSFLSQHKRIHTGDKPYHCNMCDKTFSQNSNLSTHKRIHIGEKPYHCDICGKTFSQSGGLSYHKRIHTGEKPYHCDICGKTFSYSGGLSSHKRIHTGEKPYHCDICGKTFSHSSGLSYHKLVHSGEKLYHCDICSKTFSNRYNLSLHKHIHTGEKPYHCNICGKSFSQNSNLSTHKHIHTGEKPYHCDICGKTFFQNNNLSRHKRIHTGEKSYHCNICGKRFSQINTSTTHKCIHTGEKPYYHNESFSI